Within the Sulfurospirillum barnesii SES-3 genome, the region AAAATATTGCTGGCATGAATATCAATAGCAAAGTCACTTCCTTTGACACTTTGGGTAATGGCATTGGCAACTTGTGCAGGTAAAAAATCTGCTGTATGCCCTGGAAATGTACGGTTGAGGTCAACATCATAAAAAGGAAAATTGCGGCTAATGCTATCAATTCCCATTGGATTCATTGAGGGATAAATATCGATAATGCCCTTGATTTTATCTGGATTTTCTCTTAGCCACTTTGTGAGCAAATAACACACATACTGACCCTCAAGCTCATCGCCGTGTGTTCCTGTAATAATAGAAATACGTTTGGTTGAGGTGTTAATATCATGAGGATGAAAACGGTTACGTCTTAGTTTTAAGCTCTCATCCACAGGAAGTTTAACGCTAAAAAACTCTTCTATCATTGCTCATCCCTTCCAACGCTGACATTTACATGTAAAGATTGTTGGCTTTTCCCTATAAAGACACCACGGTTTAAACGGCAGTCCATAAAGTCTCTGCCGTGCGCAATTTTGATGTAAGATTGGTGCTCAAGCATAATGCCATGTGTGGGATCAAACCCTCTCCAATACCCATCAATAAACGCTTCAACCCACGCATGACTCTCTCCCTCTCCATCAATAAATCCCGCCACATACCGTGCAGGAATCCCCTTAAGGCGTAAGAGCGTTATTAACAAATGGCTAAAGTCTTGGCATACCCCTTTATGACGCAAAAGAAGCGCATTGGCATCACAAGAGGTCGTTGAAATACCTGCTTCATACTCAAAGTTCTGAAAAATGGTTTGATTGAGCATTTTAGCCAGACTGAGTGCGGAGAGCGGAAGCATGAGGGCATCCAAATACTCACGAGAAAAGCTTGAAAAGGGTGTGAGTGTTGTGGGGTGAAGGTACAAAGATGCGTTATCATTGTCGGTGTATTGGTAACTTCCATGAAACGCAACACTGCCACTGAGTTTTGCTTCAAACTGGCGATGCGATTTTTCAATGGTACCAAAGAGCACATCATTGCCAAAGCCATCTTTGGTGCGATAAAAAGGCACTTCATTCTCATTAATCAATAATTTCCACTGCAAAAGTGTTTGCATGGCATTGTTTAAAGGAAGCATACGCAAACAAAAGGCGTGTTTGCGTATGGCTTCTTTGAAGTGAAGGGAAAATGCATAAGAAAAATTAACTCTCTGTGACATAAGCTAGTGTTCCATAAACTGAATTTATTTTGTGTAATAGTTTTTGTTTTTGACTGGACGATAGCCCTATGGGTTTGGAATTTGGACGAATTTTATGCGCAATGCTATTGAGCTTTTCAAGGTCTAAAACCGCTGCTTCCATACTATCGTAAATACGAATATTAAGATCCATTCGCTCAATGACTTTACCCAATTGAATTAAGGGTACCTCTTTGGATTCGACTAAAGAGAGTTCCAAATTTCCCCAAATGGCATCCAATTCTTGCAAGGTGCTTTCTAACCAATAGAGTGAAACCGTACGTTCCTCTTTGGCTTTTTGGTAAGCAAGATAGAGTGCGTTAATACGGCTAAACATACGGTGCGAGAGGTTAGGGCGTGTCAAAATGGCATTCTCCCGTGCTGCGCTAATAACGGACAAAAGACTTGCGTATTCCACATCAAAAACACTTTGGCGTAAAAATGCTTGTGAGGAGTCATAGGTTAGGGTGATGCCTAAATTTGAATACACCTTTTTTGCATCATCAAAATCTTCATCTAAAATTTTGTCAAATAAGCTTATCACAAGACGTGTCA harbors:
- a CDS encoding transglutaminase-like domain-containing protein; translated protein: MSQRVNFSYAFSLHFKEAIRKHAFCLRMLPLNNAMQTLLQWKLLINENEVPFYRTKDGFGNDVLFGTIEKSHRQFEAKLSGSVAFHGSYQYTDNDNASLYLHPTTLTPFSSFSREYLDALMLPLSALSLAKMLNQTIFQNFEYEAGISTTSCDANALLLRHKGVCQDFSHLLITLLRLKGIPARYVAGFIDGEGESHAWVEAFIDGYWRGFDPTHGIMLEHQSYIKIAHGRDFMDCRLNRGVFIGKSQQSLHVNVSVGRDEQ
- a CDS encoding alpha-E domain-containing protein; the encoded protein is MILISPQRAEYLYWMGRYIQRAESMTRLVISLFDKILDEDFDDAKKVYSNLGITLTYDSSQAFLRQSVFDVEYASLLSVISAARENAILTRPNLSHRMFSRINALYLAYQKAKEERTVSLYWLESTLQELDAIWGNLELSLVESKEVPLIQLGKVIERMDLNIRIYDSMEAAVLDLEKLNSIAHKIRPNSKPIGLSSSQKQKLLHKINSVYGTLAYVTES